One genomic segment of Pseudonocardia sp. T1-2H includes these proteins:
- the rplA gene encoding 50S ribosomal protein L1, protein MAKRSKVYRQAAEKIDAERLYSPLEAATLAKEIASTKTDATVEVAMRLGVDPRKADQMVRGTVNLPHGTGKTARVIVFAIGDKAAEAEAAGADVVGAEDLIERIQGGWLDFDAAIATPDQMAKVGRIARILGPRGLMPNPKTGTVTPDVTKAVNEIKGGKINFRVDKQANLHLVIGKSSFDTEKLVENYGAALDEILRAKPSAAKGRYIKKITVSTTTSPGIPVDPNRTRNLLVDEPTA, encoded by the coding sequence ATGGCAAAGCGCAGCAAGGTCTACCGCCAGGCGGCGGAGAAGATCGACGCCGAGCGGCTCTACAGCCCGCTCGAGGCCGCGACCCTGGCCAAGGAGATCGCGAGCACGAAGACCGACGCGACCGTCGAGGTCGCCATGCGGCTGGGCGTCGACCCCCGCAAGGCGGACCAGATGGTCCGTGGAACCGTGAACCTGCCTCACGGGACCGGTAAGACCGCCCGCGTCATCGTGTTCGCGATCGGTGACAAGGCCGCCGAGGCCGAGGCCGCCGGCGCGGACGTCGTCGGCGCCGAGGACCTGATCGAGCGGATCCAGGGTGGTTGGCTGGACTTCGACGCCGCGATCGCGACGCCGGACCAGATGGCCAAGGTCGGCCGCATCGCCCGCATCCTCGGCCCGCGTGGCCTGATGCCGAACCCGAAGACGGGCACCGTGACGCCGGACGTCACCAAGGCCGTCAACGAGATCAAGGGCGGAAAGATCAACTTCCGTGTCGACAAGCAGGCCAACCTGCACCTGGTGATCGGCAAGTCGTCGTTCGACACCGAGAAGCTGGTGGAGAACTACGGCGCCGCGCTGGACGAGATCCTGCGCGCCAAGCCGTCGGCCGCCAAGGGCCGCTACATCAAGAAGATCACCGTCTCCACCACGACGAGCCCGGGCATCCCGGTCGACCCGAACCGCACCCGCAACCTGCTGGTGGACGAGCCGACCGCCTGA
- the rplK gene encoding 50S ribosomal protein L11 — MPPKKRKLSAIIKLQIKAGAATPAPPVGPALGQHGVNIMEFCKAYNAATEAQRGDVVPVEISVYEDRSFTFELKTPPAARLLLKAAGVEKGSGEPHVKKVATVTMDQVREIAQTKMRDLNANDLDQAAKIIAGTARSMGITVKG, encoded by the coding sequence ATGCCCCCCAAGAAGCGGAAGCTCTCCGCGATCATCAAGCTCCAGATCAAGGCCGGCGCGGCCACTCCCGCGCCGCCGGTCGGGCCGGCCCTGGGCCAGCACGGCGTGAACATCATGGAGTTCTGCAAGGCGTACAACGCGGCCACCGAGGCCCAGCGTGGCGACGTGGTGCCGGTCGAGATCTCGGTCTACGAGGACCGCTCGTTCACCTTCGAGCTCAAGACCCCGCCCGCCGCCCGGCTGCTGCTCAAGGCCGCCGGCGTCGAGAAGGGCTCGGGCGAGCCGCACGTCAAGAAGGTCGCGACGGTCACGATGGACCAGGTCCGCGAGATCGCGCAGACGAAGATGCGCGACCTGAACGCGAACGACCTGGACCAGGCCGCGAAGATCATCGCTGGCACCGCCCGGTCCATGGGGATCACCGTCAAGGGCTGA
- the secE gene encoding preprotein translocase subunit SecE: MSEEPEQPGRERPSTAADRRGKRVSPASTGAGAVATPRKGRPTPSRDGRTERKPSVFSRLVRFIREVVAELRKVIWPTRKQVVTYTIVVLVFVSFMVALVSLLDWVFGQGVLFLFGT, from the coding sequence GTGAGCGAGGAGCCGGAGCAGCCCGGGCGGGAACGTCCGAGCACCGCCGCGGACCGGCGGGGCAAGCGTGTCTCCCCCGCCTCCACCGGTGCGGGCGCGGTCGCCACGCCTCGCAAGGGTCGTCCGACGCCGTCGCGGGACGGACGTACCGAGCGCAAGCCCTCGGTGTTCAGCCGGTTGGTGCGGTTCATCCGCGAGGTCGTCGCGGAGCTGCGCAAGGTCATCTGGCCCACGCGCAAGCAGGTCGTGACCTACACGATCGTCGTGCTCGTCTTCGTCTCGTTCATGGTGGCTCTGGTGTCGTTGCTGGACTGGGTGTTCGGGCAGGGCGTGCTGTTCCTGTTCGGTACCTGA
- the nusG gene encoding transcription termination/antitermination protein NusG: protein MEANQAAIDATPDTDDRAEEDTTSVQQDDVEAAYGADVASDSYTDVEDVETPGAAAETIEAEEADAAGTDDEEADTADADGAVDEVAEAEPAEELDPVEEMRQALRRAPGDWYVVHSYAGYENKVKTNLETRVQTLDVEDFIFQVEVPTEEVTEIKNGQRKQVQRKVLPGYILVRMELNDQSWGAVRNTPGVTGFVGATSRPSPLTVDEVLKFLLPKQEPAKDKAAAAAPGGGTSGRGAGTVEVDFEVGESVTVMDGPFATLPATINEVNVDAQKLKVLVSIFGRETPVELAFSQVSKI, encoded by the coding sequence ATCGAGGCGAACCAGGCCGCGATCGACGCCACCCCGGACACCGACGACCGTGCCGAAGAGGACACCACCTCGGTCCAGCAGGACGACGTCGAGGCCGCGTACGGCGCGGACGTCGCGTCGGACTCCTACACGGACGTCGAGGACGTCGAGACGCCCGGCGCCGCGGCGGAGACGATCGAGGCCGAGGAGGCTGACGCCGCCGGCACTGACGACGAGGAAGCCGACACCGCGGATGCGGACGGCGCCGTCGACGAGGTCGCCGAGGCCGAGCCGGCCGAGGAGCTGGACCCCGTCGAGGAGATGCGCCAGGCCCTGCGCCGCGCGCCCGGCGACTGGTACGTCGTGCACTCCTACGCCGGCTACGAGAACAAGGTGAAGACCAACCTCGAGACCCGGGTGCAGACCCTGGACGTCGAGGACTTCATCTTCCAGGTCGAGGTGCCCACGGAAGAGGTCACCGAGATCAAGAACGGCCAGCGCAAGCAGGTGCAGCGCAAGGTGCTGCCCGGCTACATCCTGGTGCGCATGGAGCTCAACGACCAGTCGTGGGGCGCCGTCCGCAACACCCCGGGTGTGACCGGCTTCGTCGGCGCCACCTCGCGTCCCTCGCCGTTGACCGTCGACGAGGTGCTGAAGTTCCTGCTGCCGAAGCAGGAGCCCGCCAAGGACAAGGCCGCCGCGGCCGCGCCCGGCGGCGGCACCTCCGGCCGCGGCGCCGGCACCGTCGAGGTCGACTTCGAGGTCGGCGAGTCGGTCACCGTCATGGACGGCCCGTTCGCGACGCTCCCGGCCACGATCAACGAGGTCAACGTCGACGCGCAGAAGCTGAAGGTGCTCGTGTCCATCTTCGGCCGTGAGACGCCCGTCGAGCTGGCCTTCAGTCAGGTCTCGAAGATCTGA